GTAGATTTCCCCCGCGACCTTCAGCAACATTTTGAAAACGCCATTGTAAACGGTAGAATCCCCAGCGGGTTCAAAGCCGCGGCCGAGAAGTTCGCTGCGGACTTCGGCGCATCCCTTGCAGACATGCGCCGGGTTCTAGAATCCGCGCACCGCAAGGGGCTGGTGCAACCCGCTGGCGACGAGTTTGAAATCCTGGCCCCCCTCAATCCCAGCGTGGAAAGCCTGTTCCAACACACGAGCCGGGCTGGCTTGACCCCGTCTTCCAGCATCCGCCGCGTGGCAGTTGAGCCGGCGGCAGAGCGCGTGGCGCAGCGGCTCCAGGTGGATGTGGGTTCGCCGGTGTACAGGCTGGAGCGCACCCGCATCGTGAACGAAGAGGTCATCGCCGATCAGGTCAACTTCATTCCCTACGAAGTCTGCCCCGGCCTGG
The sequence above is drawn from the Chloroflexota bacterium genome and encodes:
- a CDS encoding UTRA domain-containing protein, whose product is MRRVLESAHRKGLVQPAGDEFEILAPLNPSVESLFQHTSRAGLTPSSSIRRVAVEPAAERVAQRLQVDVGSPVYRLERTRIVNEEVIADQVNFIPYEVCPGLEDDDMTHHSFQRLLEGKYHAVVADVREEVVLQAAGAEDQAVLGLQPNSPVLVVQRLSISRTGQPLVWADIHTRPDRYHYVASLWPQAAYLLNRAQNH